In one Achromobacter spanius genomic region, the following are encoded:
- a CDS encoding NAD(P)-dependent oxidoreductase: MEKIGFIGLGRMGKPMALNLRRAGFDLVVLDINQKAVDELVTAGATAGADVADVAGQCGIIVTMLPSSKEVEQVALGSDGVFANAAQGSLLLDMSTIDPLATDRLQEQALTVGMTVVDAPVGRLAEHADRGESLFMVGASEADFARVRPLLDAMGTTTYHCGPVGSGERTKLVNNYVAVTLCQVNAEALALSQRFGLDITKTLQVLYGTSASNGQLRMNFPNKVLVGDTAPGFTIDLAHKDMSLIVAAAHAAKVPMPVAAAVHESFSLARAGQFGGIDFSGIADAICHFAQIEKPRVPKGWTPDS; this comes from the coding sequence ATGGAAAAGATCGGTTTTATCGGCTTGGGGCGGATGGGCAAGCCCATGGCGCTGAACCTGCGCCGCGCGGGCTTCGACCTGGTGGTGCTGGACATCAACCAAAAGGCCGTGGATGAGCTGGTGACGGCGGGCGCGACGGCGGGCGCCGACGTGGCGGACGTGGCGGGGCAGTGCGGCATCATCGTGACGATGCTGCCTTCGTCCAAGGAAGTCGAGCAGGTGGCACTGGGAAGCGACGGGGTTTTCGCCAACGCCGCCCAAGGCAGCCTGCTGCTGGATATGAGCACGATCGACCCGCTGGCAACCGATCGCCTTCAAGAGCAGGCGTTGACGGTCGGGATGACGGTGGTGGACGCGCCAGTGGGGCGCCTGGCCGAGCACGCCGACCGGGGCGAATCGCTGTTCATGGTGGGGGCAAGCGAGGCGGATTTCGCCAGAGTCAGACCGCTGCTCGACGCCATGGGCACCACCACCTACCATTGCGGCCCGGTGGGCTCGGGCGAGCGCACCAAGCTGGTGAACAACTACGTGGCGGTCACGCTGTGCCAGGTGAACGCGGAGGCGCTGGCGCTGTCGCAGCGCTTCGGGCTGGACATCACCAAGACGCTGCAAGTGCTGTACGGCACGTCTGCCTCGAACGGGCAGTTAAGGATGAATTTCCCCAACAAGGTGCTGGTGGGCGACACCGCACCGGGGTTCACCATTGATCTGGCGCACAAGGACATGTCGCTGATCGTGGCCGCCGCGCACGCCGCGAAGGTGCCGATGCCAGTGGCTGCCGCCGTGCACGAGTCCTTCAGCCTGGCGCGGGCTGGCCAGTTCGGCGGCATCGATTTTTCCGGCATTGCCGATGCCATCTGCCATTTTGCCCAGATTGAAAAGCCGCGCGTTCCTAAAGGCTGGACGCCTGACTCATAA
- a CDS encoding aldehyde dehydrogenase family protein: protein MQKANFIDGAWVEGDATLANLNPADPQDVIGQYACASEAQMRQAVAAARAAAPAWERSTTQLRSDILSRAANEILARKEELGALVSREAGKTQAEGQGEVVRAGQIFQFFAGEAVRYGGENLPSVRSDIGVQISRHPVGVVALITPWNFPIAIPAWKIAPALAFGNTLVLKPSEHTPGAAWELFNILERAGLPGGVANLVNGEGAAAGRALLESVDAVSFTGSVATGRKIATAASEHMIRVQLEMGGKNPLVVLDDADLDVAVECALNGAFYSAGQRCTASSRLIVAEGIHDRFVEALAARMRKLVVGDPRDPATQIGPVINAPQLDKILGYIELGRGEGATLAEGGKRVDTPTAGHFLRPTLFTDSNNAMRINREEIFGPVAAVIRVSGYDEALQVADDTPFGLSSGICTTSHKLANHFRLNVRSGLTMVNLPTAGLDYHVPFGGVKASSFGPREQGRYAVDFYTSTKTAYIGY, encoded by the coding sequence ATGCAAAAAGCGAATTTCATCGACGGCGCATGGGTGGAGGGCGACGCCACCTTGGCGAACCTGAACCCCGCCGACCCGCAGGACGTGATCGGTCAATACGCCTGCGCCAGCGAGGCGCAGATGCGGCAGGCGGTAGCGGCGGCCCGCGCCGCCGCGCCCGCCTGGGAACGCAGCACGACGCAGTTGCGCAGCGACATTCTGTCTCGCGCCGCCAACGAGATCCTGGCGCGCAAGGAGGAACTGGGCGCTCTGGTGTCGCGCGAAGCGGGCAAGACCCAGGCCGAGGGGCAGGGCGAGGTCGTACGCGCCGGGCAGATCTTCCAGTTTTTCGCCGGCGAGGCGGTGCGCTATGGCGGCGAGAACCTGCCGTCCGTGCGCTCGGACATCGGCGTACAGATCAGCCGCCACCCGGTGGGGGTCGTCGCGCTGATCACGCCATGGAATTTTCCGATCGCGATTCCCGCCTGGAAGATCGCGCCCGCCTTGGCCTTCGGCAACACGTTGGTGCTCAAGCCGTCAGAGCACACACCGGGCGCGGCTTGGGAACTGTTCAATATTCTTGAACGCGCCGGCTTGCCTGGCGGCGTGGCCAACCTGGTCAACGGCGAAGGGGCGGCGGCCGGGCGCGCCTTGCTCGAAAGCGTGGATGCCGTCAGCTTCACGGGCAGCGTCGCCACCGGCCGCAAGATCGCCACGGCGGCATCCGAACACATGATCCGGGTGCAGTTGGAGATGGGGGGCAAGAATCCGCTGGTGGTGCTTGACGATGCCGACCTGGACGTGGCCGTGGAGTGCGCGCTGAACGGCGCCTTCTATTCGGCGGGCCAGCGCTGCACGGCCAGCAGCCGGCTGATCGTCGCGGAGGGCATCCATGACCGTTTCGTCGAGGCGCTGGCCGCGCGGATGCGCAAGCTTGTGGTGGGCGACCCGCGAGACCCCGCCACCCAGATCGGCCCGGTCATCAACGCGCCGCAGTTGGACAAAATTCTGGGCTACATCGAACTCGGGCGTGGCGAAGGCGCCACCTTGGCCGAAGGCGGCAAGCGGGTCGATACGCCTACCGCCGGCCACTTCCTGCGGCCGACCCTGTTCACCGACAGCAACAACGCCATGCGGATCAACCGCGAAGAGATCTTCGGCCCGGTGGCCGCCGTGATCCGCGTGTCCGGCTATGACGAGGCTTTGCAGGTCGCCGACGACACGCCCTTTGGCTTGTCGTCGGGCATCTGCACCACCTCGCACAAGCTGGCGAACCATTTCCGGCTGAATGTGCGCAGCGGCTTGACGATGGTCAACCTTCCCACCGCCGGCCTGGACTACCACGTGCCGTTCGGCGGGGTGAAGGCCTCCAGCTTCGGTCCGCGCGAGCAGGGGCGCTACGCAGTCGACTTCTACACGTCCACCAAGACCGCCTACATCGGCTATTGA
- a CDS encoding acyl-CoA dehydrogenase family protein — MDHLFGDAAERLFAQHYTPAVVRAVERGQSAQTAWQACHDAGFLDALVAEADGGAGLQLGDILPVIHAAGRHAVPAPLADTVLARAWLRAGGHAPPDGPIALAPFGLSSQDDRLTLSAAPWGRVAQWMLAADARGIHLLPVDQASVIPTGGQGSLSADLSWPTGAGSVVSAAPSQSAISPNTVDGGALPGLPELAALAYTGLISGAMERILELTLDYANQRTQFGKPIGRFQAVQQQLSILVEQIWATRMAAQLAFQSDSWAPSPLLAAVGKARASAAAVMVADIAHAVHGAIGVTEEYDLQLYTRRLREWRRAAGAESYWSARIGQDALRTDSAASALDYVRTLLSTPTR, encoded by the coding sequence GTGGACCATCTTTTTGGCGATGCCGCAGAACGGCTGTTTGCCCAGCACTACACGCCCGCCGTCGTGCGTGCAGTCGAACGCGGACAGTCGGCACAGACCGCGTGGCAAGCCTGCCACGACGCGGGGTTTCTGGACGCGCTGGTAGCCGAAGCAGACGGCGGGGCGGGTTTGCAACTGGGAGACATCCTGCCCGTAATCCATGCGGCTGGACGCCACGCCGTGCCCGCGCCGCTGGCCGATACCGTGCTGGCTCGCGCCTGGCTGCGGGCCGGCGGCCATGCCCCGCCGGATGGACCCATCGCCCTTGCGCCGTTCGGATTGAGCTCTCAGGACGACCGCCTGACGTTATCCGCGGCGCCTTGGGGCCGCGTGGCGCAATGGATGCTGGCCGCGGACGCGCGTGGCATTCACTTGCTGCCTGTAGACCAAGCCAGCGTCATACCGACTGGCGGTCAGGGTAGTTTGAGCGCGGACCTGTCCTGGCCGACGGGTGCCGGCAGCGTGGTATCAGCTGCGCCATCTCAGTCAGCCATATCACCAAACACGGTTGACGGTGGTGCATTGCCCGGTCTGCCCGAACTGGCCGCGCTTGCCTACACCGGCCTGATAAGCGGCGCAATGGAACGGATCCTTGAACTGACCCTGGACTACGCGAATCAACGAACGCAATTCGGCAAGCCCATCGGAAGGTTCCAGGCCGTGCAGCAGCAACTCAGCATCCTGGTTGAACAGATCTGGGCGACGCGCATGGCGGCCCAACTGGCGTTTCAAAGCGACAGCTGGGCGCCAAGCCCCTTGCTGGCTGCCGTGGGCAAGGCACGTGCCAGCGCAGCGGCAGTCATGGTGGCCGACATCGCGCACGCCGTCCACGGGGCCATTGGCGTTACCGAGGAATACGATCTGCAGCTCTACACGCGCCGTCTTCGGGAATGGCGTCGGGCTGCTGGCGCCGAATCCTACTGGTCTGCGCGCATCGGGCAGGATGCATTGCGAACCGACAGCGCCGCATCGGCGCTGGACTACGTGCGCACCCTGTTGTCGACACCGACCCGCTGA
- a CDS encoding ABC transporter substrate-binding protein codes for MCGAGGASAQDDKVKIGFVTDMSGPYSDFDGAGGLDAIRMAVADFGGKVLGKPIEVLASDHQNKADIASNRARQWWDQDKVDLVIGGSNSSASLAISTIAAEKKKVFISAGAGADSLTEEACTPYTVRYTYSTSAQARGTAAAMVQQGGKSWFMLTADYAFGYSLEKASMDVVRASGGSVTGSTRHPLNTSDFSSYLMVAQASKAQVLGLANGGGDLINSIKTAKEFGISDKMRLAGLMVFITDIHSLGLDTTAGMYLTDGWYWDLNDRSREFSQRFYARNKKMPTTFQAGDYSAVTTYLKAVERAGTTDSDAVMNALKSMPIDDMFTKGYIRADGAMVHDMYLMQVKSASASKGEWDYYKKVATIPGEEAYAPTQPGICKLNAKI; via the coding sequence ATGTGTGGGGCAGGGGGGGCAAGCGCTCAAGACGACAAGGTGAAGATCGGCTTCGTCACCGACATGAGCGGGCCTTATTCCGATTTCGACGGTGCGGGCGGGCTGGACGCCATTCGCATGGCGGTCGCGGATTTCGGCGGGAAGGTGCTGGGCAAGCCTATCGAGGTTCTTGCGTCCGACCACCAGAACAAGGCCGATATCGCGTCGAACCGCGCGCGCCAATGGTGGGACCAGGACAAGGTGGACCTGGTGATCGGCGGCTCGAATTCATCGGCCTCGTTGGCGATCAGCACGATTGCCGCCGAAAAGAAAAAGGTCTTCATCAGCGCGGGCGCGGGCGCCGACAGCCTGACTGAAGAAGCCTGCACGCCCTACACGGTGCGCTACACCTATTCCACGTCCGCGCAGGCGCGCGGCACGGCGGCGGCCATGGTGCAGCAGGGCGGCAAGAGCTGGTTCATGCTGACCGCCGACTATGCCTTCGGCTATTCGCTGGAAAAAGCCAGCATGGATGTGGTGCGGGCCAGCGGCGGTTCGGTGACGGGATCGACGCGCCATCCGCTCAATACGTCGGACTTCTCTTCCTACCTGATGGTGGCGCAGGCGTCCAAGGCGCAGGTGCTGGGTCTGGCCAATGGCGGCGGAGACCTGATCAACTCGATCAAGACCGCCAAGGAATTCGGGATAAGCGACAAGATGCGGCTGGCCGGGCTGATGGTCTTCATTACCGACATCCACAGCCTGGGCCTGGACACCACCGCCGGCATGTACCTGACCGACGGCTGGTACTGGGACCTGAACGACCGTTCACGCGAATTCAGCCAGCGCTTCTACGCGCGCAACAAGAAGATGCCCACCACCTTCCAGGCGGGCGACTATTCCGCTGTCACCACCTACCTGAAAGCCGTGGAGCGCGCCGGAACGACGGACTCGGACGCCGTCATGAATGCGCTCAAGTCCATGCCCATCGACGACATGTTCACCAAGGGCTATATCCGCGCCGACGGCGCCATGGTGCACGACATGTACCTGATGCAGGTCAAGTCGGCCTCAGCATCCAAGGGCGAATGGGACTACTACAAGAAAGTGGCCACCATTCCAGGCGAGGAGGCCTATGCGCCCACCCAGCCCGGCATCTGCAAGCTGAACGCAAAAATCTGA
- a CDS encoding thiamine pyrophosphate-dependent enzyme: MNASATMNRRAAVARILEQRGDALVVASLGNPTYDTSAAGDDDRNFYVWGAMGGACMAALGLALAQPRRQVLAFVGDGEMLMGMGSLATIGVRAPSNLKIIVIDNEHYGETGMQPAHSGRGVDIAGIARACGIADSVTLRNGRELDERIPGLYQPGLQCLVLKVAAAPEASSLPPRDGPYLRSRFREAVLGKGKGGHA; this comes from the coding sequence ATGAACGCGAGCGCGACAATGAACCGACGGGCGGCCGTGGCCCGCATACTTGAGCAACGCGGCGATGCCCTGGTGGTGGCAAGCCTGGGCAATCCTACCTACGACACCTCGGCGGCTGGCGACGACGACAGGAATTTCTACGTGTGGGGTGCCATGGGCGGCGCCTGCATGGCGGCCCTGGGCCTGGCGCTGGCGCAACCGCGACGCCAGGTGCTGGCCTTTGTTGGCGACGGCGAGATGCTGATGGGCATGGGGTCGCTGGCGACCATCGGTGTGCGCGCGCCGTCGAACCTGAAGATCATCGTGATCGACAACGAACACTACGGCGAAACCGGCATGCAGCCCGCCCATTCGGGACGCGGCGTGGACATTGCCGGCATTGCCCGCGCGTGCGGCATCGCCGATAGCGTCACGCTGCGCAACGGGCGCGAGCTGGACGAGAGAATTCCCGGCCTGTATCAGCCAGGCCTGCAATGTCTGGTGCTGAAGGTGGCGGCAGCGCCAGAGGCCAGCAGCCTGCCGCCGCGCGACGGTCCCTACCTGCGTTCGCGGTTTCGCGAGGCGGTGCTGGGCAAGGGCAAGGGTGGCCATGCATGA
- a CDS encoding acyl-CoA dehydrogenase family protein, with the protein MIDTLELTHLPAEDEALRRDIRLFLDQELQGMAPEKRARSWMGFDAAFSRRLAERGWLGLTLPREYGGQARGHFARFVLSEELLGAGAPVSAHWIADRQSAPLILKYGTEAQRRFYLPRICRAEAFFCIGMSEPGSGSDLASIRTRAEPLKEGGWRLNGSKIWTTNADRSHYMIALVRTSGTPDSRHQGLSQLIVDLSLPGVTIRPIVDLAGDAHFSEVFFDNVALPPDALIGDEGAGWQQVNAELAFERSGPERLYSSMALVECWLAHCRAQAGQDKTTHVAMGEILSQLAVLRAMSLAVAGQLAQGRSPATEAALVKDLGTELEQRIPALIAEALGQAPECPLPGSLLRTLAYLEQVSPTFSLRGGTREILRGIIARGLGLR; encoded by the coding sequence ATGATTGACACGCTTGAACTGACCCACTTGCCCGCGGAGGATGAGGCTTTGCGGCGCGACATCCGTCTATTCCTGGATCAGGAACTGCAAGGCATGGCTCCCGAAAAGCGCGCGCGCTCGTGGATGGGCTTCGACGCCGCCTTCAGCAGGCGCCTGGCCGAGCGTGGCTGGCTAGGTTTGACATTGCCGCGCGAATACGGCGGACAGGCCCGCGGGCATTTCGCACGCTTCGTGCTATCCGAAGAGCTGCTGGGCGCGGGCGCGCCGGTATCCGCGCACTGGATCGCTGATCGCCAGAGTGCCCCCTTGATCCTGAAGTACGGTACGGAAGCACAGCGCCGGTTTTATCTGCCGCGTATCTGCCGCGCCGAGGCGTTCTTCTGCATAGGCATGAGCGAACCCGGTTCCGGATCGGACCTGGCCAGCATCCGCACGCGCGCCGAGCCCTTGAAGGAGGGAGGCTGGCGGCTGAATGGCAGCAAGATCTGGACGACCAATGCGGACCGATCGCACTACATGATTGCGCTGGTGCGCACTTCCGGCACGCCCGACAGTCGCCATCAAGGTTTGTCGCAGTTAATCGTTGACCTGTCGCTGCCCGGTGTGACGATCCGTCCCATCGTGGATCTGGCGGGCGACGCGCATTTCTCGGAAGTGTTTTTTGATAACGTGGCACTTCCGCCTGACGCCTTGATCGGCGACGAAGGCGCGGGCTGGCAACAAGTGAATGCAGAATTGGCGTTCGAGCGCAGCGGCCCCGAGCGTCTGTACTCAAGCATGGCGCTGGTGGAATGTTGGTTGGCGCACTGCCGCGCACAAGCGGGGCAGGACAAAACCACCCATGTCGCAATGGGCGAGATCCTGTCGCAGCTCGCCGTACTTCGCGCAATGTCGCTTGCGGTCGCTGGCCAATTGGCACAGGGCCGCAGCCCTGCAACCGAAGCTGCGCTGGTCAAAGATCTGGGCACCGAACTCGAACAACGCATTCCCGCACTGATCGCAGAGGCGTTGGGACAAGCGCCCGAATGCCCTCTGCCGGGAAGTTTGCTGCGAACCCTGGCCTATCTGGAACAAGTCAGCCCCACCTTTTCGCTGCGCGGTGGAACGCGGGAAATCCTGCGGGGCATCATCGCGCGTGGCCTGGGCCTGAGATAA
- a CDS encoding cyclic peptide export ABC transporter, giving the protein MITHLIRHSKKLLALASFTCVCAGLFSVLLVMQINIALTADATERPRLAWIFALTAVLAMLARMGSALLFERLSQQTHADLRRYITDRAMQADFAHLERVGADRIQSALTEHSANVAQYFVSLPAILNNAVVVAGCLVYMAFLSWKVFLVAVLVVGLGSLGYHLAHLRAIKHLEVAAREQDQLFGYFRAVSAGAKELRLNRGKRSAFLADMLHHSIEAVRRARTRGMSIFVVSASWSNFLVYAFIGLVLFGLAGNQPGQERVMTGFALLFLYMVAPLEALLLNIPRANLAKVSAGRIHDIVGGMVASEPAAGELTPAAASPRISLHEVTHSYHHEQSDYIFQLGPIDLSFEPGEIVFLVGGNGSGKTTLAKLLVGLYRPESGEVRVDGEPVGDHNRDRYRQAFSAIFADFHLFDRLLESGRDDVDDVGNRWLERLHLQHKVQVRDGAFSTSALSQGQRKRLALVAAYLEDRPFVVFDEWAADQDPLFKEVFYRDLLPELRNRGKTVLVISHDDRYFPLADRIVYMESGRLVSGAALAA; this is encoded by the coding sequence TTTGCGCTGACGGCCGTGCTGGCGATGCTGGCGCGAATGGGTTCGGCGCTGCTGTTCGAACGGCTCAGCCAGCAAACGCATGCTGACTTGAGACGCTACATCACGGACCGCGCGATGCAGGCGGACTTTGCGCATCTGGAACGGGTGGGCGCCGACCGCATCCAGTCGGCGCTGACTGAGCACAGCGCCAACGTCGCCCAGTACTTCGTCAGCCTGCCCGCCATTCTGAACAATGCCGTCGTGGTCGCGGGTTGCCTGGTGTACATGGCGTTTCTGTCGTGGAAGGTGTTTCTTGTGGCGGTGCTGGTGGTCGGCCTGGGCTCGCTGGGCTATCACCTGGCGCATTTGCGCGCGATTAAGCATCTGGAGGTCGCGGCGCGCGAACAGGATCAGCTGTTTGGCTACTTTCGCGCGGTCAGCGCGGGCGCCAAAGAATTGCGGCTGAACCGCGGCAAGCGTTCGGCGTTCCTGGCGGACATGCTCCATCATTCGATCGAGGCGGTGCGCCGTGCCCGCACGCGCGGCATGTCCATCTTCGTCGTATCCGCCAGCTGGAGCAATTTCCTGGTCTACGCGTTCATCGGGCTGGTGTTGTTCGGGCTGGCCGGCAACCAGCCCGGCCAGGAACGCGTGATGACGGGCTTTGCGTTGCTGTTCCTGTACATGGTGGCGCCGCTTGAGGCCTTGCTGCTGAACATTCCGCGCGCCAACCTGGCGAAGGTGTCCGCCGGCCGTATCCACGACATCGTAGGCGGCATGGTGGCCTCGGAGCCCGCCGCCGGCGAGCTTACGCCCGCCGCCGCGTCGCCCCGCATTTCGCTGCACGAGGTCACCCACAGCTACCACCACGAACAAAGCGACTACATCTTTCAGTTGGGGCCGATCGACCTGTCGTTCGAGCCGGGCGAAATCGTCTTCCTGGTGGGCGGCAACGGCAGCGGCAAGACCACGCTGGCCAAGCTGCTGGTGGGACTGTATCGCCCGGAATCAGGCGAGGTGAGGGTGGATGGGGAGCCGGTAGGTGACCACAACCGCGACCGCTACCGGCAGGCTTTCTCGGCGATCTTTGCCGACTTCCACCTGTTTGACCGCCTGCTGGAAAGCGGCCGCGACGATGTCGACGACGTCGGCAACCGCTGGCTTGAGCGGCTGCACCTGCAACACAAGGTGCAGGTGCGCGATGGCGCCTTCAGCACCAGCGCGTTGTCGCAGGGGCAGCGCAAGCGCCTGGCGCTGGTGGCGGCCTACCTGGAAGACCGGCCCTTTGTGGTGTTTGACGAATGGGCGGCGGATCAAGACCCGTTGTTCAAGGAAGTCTTCTACCGGGACCTGCTGCCAGAGCTACGCAATCGCGGCAAGACGGTGTTGGTCATCTCGCACGACGACCGTTATTTCCCGCTTGCAGATCGCATCGTGTACATGGAAAGCGGCCGGCTGGTATCGGGCGCGGCGCTGGCGGCCTGA
- a CDS encoding thiamine pyrophosphate-binding protein: protein MAERWPEMVYQNLKEAGITQMAYVPDAGHSQLIKLFEADPDVEAISLTTEEEGVAMLGGAWLGGAKGVLLLQSSGVGNCINMLALIQECRMPFLCLITMRGEWGEFNPWQCPMGQSTEAALRGAGVFVQRVEQGDDVPETVRAASLLAFNSNRAVAVVISQRILGIKNFNK from the coding sequence ATGGCAGAGCGTTGGCCCGAAATGGTCTATCAGAACCTGAAGGAGGCCGGCATCACGCAGATGGCGTATGTGCCGGACGCGGGGCATAGCCAGTTGATCAAGCTGTTCGAGGCGGATCCGGACGTGGAGGCAATTTCCCTGACCACGGAAGAAGAGGGCGTGGCGATGCTGGGTGGCGCCTGGCTGGGCGGCGCCAAGGGCGTCTTGTTATTACAGTCCAGCGGGGTGGGCAACTGCATCAACATGCTGGCGTTGATTCAGGAATGCCGCATGCCGTTCCTGTGTCTCATCACCATGCGTGGCGAATGGGGCGAGTTCAATCCATGGCAATGCCCCATGGGCCAGTCTACCGAGGCCGCGCTGCGCGGCGCCGGCGTATTCGTGCAGCGGGTGGAGCAGGGCGATGACGTGCCCGAGACGGTTCGCGCCGCGAGCCTGTTGGCGTTCAACTCGAACCGGGCGGTAGCCGTCGTGATCTCCCAACGCATTCTTGGCATCAAGAACTTCAACAAGTAG
- a CDS encoding LysR family transcriptional regulator — translation MDLRQIECFLCLYRNGGMTRAAAELGIVQSALSTQLAKLEKTLKVQLFERSSRGVTPTAAGADLYKMLLPLSKEVESVRQRMLDLSGDTSGLIRVGTVPSLGASIVPRALSVYTAENKDVTIRLTEAYSAGLVERLDAGELDVAIVNLIQPVRSLETTPLVSEELVLVTASDSALRNVEFADLPIGALIVPSLGQGLRAIIDPVLKKRSLAARPRLEMDALTPTLELVKSGAWATILPISAIAHELDAGALSVRRIHADMQRQLVVVNHPRRPLSLAAQRFVAALSAEAHDAVSRAQRFMKSLKGRK, via the coding sequence ATGGATCTGCGCCAGATCGAGTGCTTTCTTTGCCTGTACCGCAACGGCGGCATGACGCGCGCCGCGGCCGAATTGGGAATCGTCCAATCCGCGCTGAGCACGCAACTGGCCAAGCTGGAAAAGACCTTGAAGGTCCAGTTGTTCGAACGCTCCAGCCGCGGCGTCACGCCCACGGCCGCGGGCGCCGACCTCTACAAGATGCTGTTGCCGCTGTCCAAAGAAGTCGAAAGCGTGCGGCAACGCATGCTGGACCTGAGCGGCGACACGTCGGGGTTGATTCGCGTGGGGACGGTGCCTTCGCTGGGCGCCAGCATCGTGCCGCGCGCCCTTTCCGTTTACACCGCCGAAAACAAAGACGTCACCATCCGTTTGACGGAGGCCTACAGCGCGGGGCTGGTGGAGCGGCTGGATGCGGGCGAACTCGATGTCGCCATCGTCAATCTGATCCAGCCGGTGCGCAGCCTGGAGACCACACCGCTGGTCAGCGAGGAACTGGTGTTGGTCACGGCGTCGGACAGCGCGCTGCGCAACGTGGAATTCGCCGATCTTCCCATCGGCGCGCTGATCGTGCCGTCACTGGGCCAGGGCTTGCGCGCGATCATCGATCCGGTCTTGAAGAAGCGCAGCCTTGCTGCACGCCCGCGCCTGGAGATGGACGCTTTGACCCCCACGCTGGAACTGGTCAAGTCGGGCGCATGGGCCACCATCCTGCCCATCAGCGCCATCGCGCACGAACTCGACGCGGGCGCCCTGTCGGTGCGGCGCATTCATGCTGACATGCAACGCCAACTGGTGGTGGTGAACCATCCGCGCCGCCCGCTGAGCCTGGCCGCGCAACGCTTTGTGGCGGCACTCTCGGCCGAAGCGCACGACGCCGTATCGCGCGCGCAGCGCTTCATGAAATCGCTCAAGGGTCGAAAATAG